The genomic segment CTTGCCGCGCAGCGAGGTCGCTCGCCGCCCGGCAATGCGGAAAGCGAGCAGGCCGACGGCGATCGCGCCGGCCATGACCAGCGCCAGAGAAGGATCCCAGTCGCCGGCGAGATCGAGAAAAGCGAGCACCTTGGCCGGGTTGCTCATGCCGGAGACGATCAGGCCGCAGCCAAACACGAGGCCGATCAGCAGGGAAATCAGGATGCTCACGCGCGGCTCCTAAGCGAAGAGATGACGAGCTGCGAAGACGGTCGCGAAACCGGCTGCCATGAAGACGATCGTGGCGACCAGCGAGCGCGGCGACAGCCGCGACAGCCCGCAGACGCCGTGCCCGCTGGTACAGCCTGAACCAAGCCGGCTGCCGAAGCCGACCAGCAGTCCGGCGACGACGATCGTTGCCCAGTCGGCATCGATGCGGCTCTGCGGCAACTCTGCCAGCAGCCGATAGAGCAGGGGCGCGGCGACCAGCCCGAGCGCAAAGGCCAGCCGCCACGCGACGTCGTTCCTGGCGAGCGGCTGCAGCAGGCCGCCGACGATGCCGCTGATGCCGGCGATGCGTCCTTCGAGAAGAATCAGCAGCGCCGCTGCCAGACCGATCAGCAGCCCACCGGCAAAGGCACTGGTGGGGGTGAAATGCAGCCAGTCGATGGTGATCATGGGCTTCCGTCCCCCCCTTGCGGGCAGTACAGTTGATAGAGGGTGCCGAGCAGGGCGAGCACCCGCGCGTCGGCGACCGAGTAGTGGATCTTCTTGCCGTCACGCCGCGTGTTGACCAGCCCGGCGCTGCGCAGGACGCCGAGTTGTTGCGACAGCGTCGGCTGGTGGAGGTCGAGCAGTTCCTCGAGTTCGCCGACACACTTCTCGCCCTGACTGAGTTGGCACATCAGCAACAGGCGGTTGGTGTTGGCGAGAACGCCGAGGATGGTCGTCGCCTCGCTGGCCGCAGCGCGCATCGACTCGATATCGAGGCGGGTACCGTGCATGCTTTGCTCCCATCGACAAGTTCTACTTGACAATATTATGTTGAAGAGTATTATGTTTGTCAATAGATTGTTTCGCGTTGGCTGATGGTCGATGGCCAGCGCTCAACCGGGAGCAGCAGCATGCACATTGAAGGCTTTTTCGATCCCTCGACCAGCAGCAACAGCTACCTCGTCTTCGATGGCGAAGGCAAGCGCGCCGTCGTCGTCGACAGCGTGCTCGACTACGATCCACGAGCTGGCCGAACGAGCACCAACAATGCCGACCGGCTGATCGACCGCGTCGTCGAGAGCGGCGCCCGCGTCGAGTGGATCCTCGAGACACACGTTCACGCCGACCACCTGTCTGCCGCCGCCCATCTCAAGGAGCGACTCGGCGGCCGGACCGGCATTGGCGAGCGGGTGACGGTCGTGCAAGCTTTCTTCGCCGGACTGTTCAACCTCGGATCCGGTTTCGCCACCGATGGCAGCCAGTTCGATCGGCTTCTTGCCGACGGCGAGTCGATCGCGGTCGGCAACCTGCGCATCACGGCGCTGCACACTCCCGGCCATACGCCGGCCTGTCTCAGTTACCTGTTCTCCGAAGGTGACGAGCAGGCGCTGTTCGTCGGCGACACGCTGTTCATGCCCGATACCGGCACCGCGCGCTGCGACTTCCCCGGCGGGGACGCGCACGCCCTCTACCGCTCGTTGCGCCGGCTGCTCGCGCTGCCGCCGCAGACCCGGCTCTATCTCTGCCACGACTATCCCCCCGGCGAGCGGCCGAACGCCTTCTTCACCACCGTCGGCGAGCAGCGGCGCAGCAACATTCACGTGCACGACGGGGTCGGCGAGGAGGAGTTCGTCGAACTGCGGCGGCGTCGCGATGCGACGCTGGCGGTACCGGTCCTGCTGCTGCCCGCCGTGCAGGTGAACATGCGCTGCGGCGTGCTGCCGGAACCGGAAGCGAACGGGACACGCTACCTGAAGATCCCGCTGAATGTCCTTTGAGGCAGTCATGCCGATCGACCAGGCCATCGTCGCCCCGCTGCTCGGCGCCGCCGTCGGCCTGGTGCTGGCCCTGACCGGTGCCGGCGGTGGCATCATCGCCGTGCCGCTGTTGGTCTTCGGTCTCGCCCTGCCGATGCAGCAGGCGGGGCCGATCGGGCTGCTGGCGGTCGGCCTCGCCGCCGGGTTGGGTGCCTTGCTCGGCCTGCGCAGCGGCATCCTGCGCTACCGCGCCGCCGGGCTGATCGGGCTGTGCGGCATCCTGGCCGCGCCGGTCGGGGTGTGGCTCGCACATCGCATCCCGAACCTGCCGCTGACGCTGGCCTTCGCTCTGCTGCTCGCGTGGACGGGCGGGCGCAGGTTGTGGCGCAGGCGGTCGTTGCCGCGTGACGCAGCGGCGGTGGTTGACAGACCGTGTCGGCTGAACCCGGCGGTCGGACGCTTCGACTGGAATCTCCGCTGCGCGCGCGTACTCGGCGCCACCGGCGTGCTGAGCGGTCTGCTCAGCGGCCTGCTCGGTGTCGGTGGCGGTTTCGTCATCATTCCGGCGCTCGGCCGATACTCGGATCTGCCACCGGCGAGCGTCATCGCCACCTCGCTCGGCGTCATGACGCTGGTAGCGCTCGGCGGCGTCGGGGCGGCAGCGCTGGCTGGCGGTATCGTCTGGCAGCTTGCCCTGCCTTTCGCCGCCGGCGCGATGGCCGGTCTGCTTCTCGGCCGCCTGCTCGCGGCGCGCCTCGCCGGCGAGCGCCTGCAGCAGGGCTTTGCCGTTCTCTGTCTGGTCGTCGCCGGGCTGCTGCTCGGACGCGTCGTCGCCGCCGTCATCTGATCACCCTGCCGGAAGCTCGGGAAGCCCAGCGTGACGCCGGCGCGCGGTTCTGGCATCTGCCCCCCTCCGCACGCGGGAGAAGGCTCGGGGATGAGGGGAACGGTCATGACTTGCATCATCACCGGTGTCTCGACAGTCATGGCCGTTGGCTGCCGTCAAGGATGAGTGCCTTCATCCCTTGACGCAGACGACCTGCCGCAACGTGTGGATGATCTCGACCAGCGAGCGCTGCGCCTGCATGACGGCGTCGATATCCTTGTACGCCATCGGGATTTCGTCGATCACCGCCTGGTCCTTGCGGCACTCGACGTGTGCGGTCGCACGTACCTGGTCGGCGATGGTGAACCGTCGCTTGGCCTCGCTGCGGCTCATCCTGCGTCCGGCGCCGTGGCTGCACGAGCAGAACGATTCCTCGTTGCCGAGACCGCGCACGATGTAACTGCGTGCGCCCATCGAGCCGGGGATGATGCCCAGTTCACCGCGGCGGGCGGAAACCGCCCCCTTGCGCGTGACATAGACTTCGCTACCGAAGTGCGTTTCCTTCTGCACATAGTTGTGATGGCAGTTGACGGCTTCCAGATCGATGCCGAAGGGCTGGGTGATGAGCTTGCGCACTGCCGCGATCAGGTTGGACATCATCGCCTGCCGGTTACGGCGCGCGTAGTCCTGCGCCCAGCCGACCGCTTCGAGGTAGTCGTCGAAATGCGCACTGCCTTCCTCGAGATATGCCAGATCGCGATCGGGGAGATTGGCCAGGTGCTGCCGCATGTCCGCTTGCGCGAGCTCGATGAAGGTGTTGCCGATCGCGTTGCCGACGCCGCGCGAGCCGGAATGGAGCATGAACCAGACGCGATCGGCCTCGTCCAGGCAGACTTCGATGAAGTGGTTGCCGGTTCCGAGCGTGCCCAGATGCTTGTGGTTGTTGGTCGACTGGAGACGCGGGTACTTGGCGACGATGCGCTGAAACCCGGGCAGCAGCTCGCGCCAGAGCGCGTTGACCAGGTCCGGAGGGTTCTCCCAGCTCCCGTCGTCGCGCTTGCCGCGGCCGACCGTGCGCCCGTGCGGTACCGCCTGCTCGATCGCCGTCCGCAGCGCATGCAGGTTGTCGGGCAGGTCGGCGGCGTTCAGCGTCGTACGCGTCGCGATCATGCCGCAACCGATGTCGACGCCGACGGCCGCGGGAATGATCGCACCGCGTGTCGGGATGACGCTGCCGATTGTCGACCCCTTGCCGAGATGGACGTCGGGCATCACCGCGAGGTGGTGAAAGATGAACGGCAGGCGCGCCGTGTTGATCAGTTGCCGACGTGCCTCATCCTCGACCGGAACGCCTTCGGTCCACATGCGGATCGGCTGGGCGCCGGGAAGTGCGATCACTTCGCTCGCAGACTGTCGCCTGGCTGCCTCTTGCATGACTCGTTTCCTTTCTTCATTCCGCTGCGGCACGGGTGGTCGCAGCTTCGCCACCAGACCGTTCCTTGCTCCGTTGCTGCTCGCGGGGCGAATGCGTGCCGACCGCCGCGCGCAGCGCTTTCGACGCGAATGCGAAGCTGCGGTCAGCATCCTGAGTCCGGCATCGCGGCCCGCAACGCCGCTTGCAACGCCCTGATCGAGTTCGGTCGCGGCTCCGACAGTCTGTTCGCCGCCCGTTTGCCGTTTCAGGGCTGTGGCAGGGCCAGGTCAACGATGCCGATCGTCTGCGCAAGTACCCGGCGGGTGTTGGCTTCGAATGGCGGCGGATTTCTCGGCAGGGGAGGGCAGACTGATGCGGGCCGGGCAACGATCGCCCGGCAGTGACACGGGACGGCCTTGCCGTCTGGCAAAGGCTGCAGCCCGCTTCGCACAGGCGAGTCGCCGATCGGATGAAAACCCGGTGGCGGCTGCGCCAGCGGATCGGCGTCGCGCGCCGGGGCCGCCTTCTGGCAGCGACGGACGGCGAGCCGGGGCAGGTGGTGGCGCGGCTGGCTCGCCCGCCCGCGGTGTGGCGAGGCGCTCCACCAGCCCGCCGCGGCGCGCCGGCATCCGGCCGACGTGGCCGCCACGGCCCCGGGTGTCGACCCGTTCGCCTGGCGGTGGCGCAGCATGGTGGCCGCAGGGTCGCCTTCTAACCGCCTGGCAGCGCCTGGCCGGTGGCGTCGAACATGCCATCGAACAGCACCGAACTCAGGTAGCGCTCGCCCGAGTCGGGCAGCACGACGACAATGGTCTTGCCGGCGTTCTCGGCTTTCCTGGCGTGGCGAAGCGCCGCGGCGACCGCTGCACCACACGAAATCCCGGCGAGGATGCCCTCCTCGCGGGCGAGGCGGCGCGCGTAGTCGACTGCCTCCTCGTTCGAGACCTGCTCGACGACGTCGACCAGCGAGAGGTCCAGCACCTGCGGCACGAAGCCGGCGCCGATCCCCTGGATCTTGTGCGGCCCCGGCTTCGGCGTTTCGCCCGCGAGCGTCTGCGTGAGCACCGGGCTGGCGGAGGGTTCGACTGCCACCGACAGGATGGGCTTGCGACGGATGTTCTTGATGTATCGCGAGACGCCCGTGATGGTACCGCCGGTCCCGACCCCGGAGACGAAGATATCGATATCGCCGTCGGTGTCGTCCCAGATCTCCGGGCCGGTGGTCTTCTCGTGAATCGCCGGGTTGGCGGGGTTCTTGAACTGCTGCAGCAGCACATGGCGGTCCGGGTCGGCAGCGACGAGCTCCTCCGCCTTGGCAATGGCGCCACTCATGCCCTTGGCGCCTTCGGTCAGTATCAGCCTGGCGCCATAGGCCACCAGCAACTTGCGCCGCTCGATGCTCATCGTTTCCGGCATGGTCAGGGTCAGCGGAATGCCGCGTGCCGCCGCGACGAAGGCGAGGGCGATGCCGGTATTGCCGCTGGTCGGCTCGACCAGTTCCTTGCCCGGGCCCAGCAGACCGCGCTGCTCGGCATCCCAGATCATCGCCGCACCAATCCGGCACTTGACCGAATAGGCGGGGTTGCGGCCCTCGATCTTGGCGAAGACGCTCGCCGGTGCGCCGTCGGCGATTCGATTGAGCTTGACCAGCGGTGTACGGCCGATGGACAGGGAATTGTCTGCATACCATTTGGACATGCGGATCTCCTGGGGCGAAAAAGGTTGTGGGGATGGCAGGTTGCCACGATCGGCTGCCCTGCCACGACTCCTTAAGCACGCGACTACCAAGCTTAGCCGCTGCAGTATGCCACGCAAAGACGAAGTTCTTCTATGTTCATGCCCGCCTGATGGATTCGCCCGGGCGCGGACGAAGACCAGCCACCTGCTGGCTCTGGGCGTCCGCCTGAAGACGGCGATCCACCTCGGCGACACGCTGGAACTCTCTGATGAAGAGGTTCGCGATCTTCGCGCCGGCCTCGCGCCGATAGAACCGAGCTGCTTCGAGCAGGTCTTGCTCAGCGCCTTGACGGAGCGCCCATTGTGTGCACCTGCTGTGGGGCGTCCACGGCGATCGTCAGAGCGCGCCTTCCGTCGTCCTTCCCAAGGTCACTGCCCGCTCCCCCTCTGTGTCAGATTAGTTGTCGCCTCGATAGGATCCGAAACAGAGGGCGATAAGGAGTAGACAGAGATGGCGAGATACGGGCACGACTCGCGGGCGCTGCGCGAGGCAACGATGGGCCTCAGCCCAGGGCTGGCGTTCTCACGACAAGGCTGCCTGTGAAATCCGCCGGACCCGGACCAGTGGCCTCGTACGGCGCGACCTCAATCGTCCGGCAGCGTCGCCGCGCTCTGCAGGGGCGGCTCGTCCTTGAAGTGCGCGAGGTCGCGGATGTTCTTCTGCACGGCGACGGCGCCAAACAGACTGAGGAGAAAGGACATCGCGTAGAAGCCCTTCTCGGAGGCCACCAGCGTGGCGTTCCACAGCCCGACGGTGAGCAGAAGCACCGCCAGGAGCAGCGAAACCCAGCACAGGCCGTAGTAGATCGCGGTCACGGGGATGCTTTCGATCCGGTCGCGCACCGACTTCTGCAGCGAGACGGCCGAGAACAGGCCGTACATGAGGACCGTGAAATAGTAGCCCTTCTCGTTGAGCGCCATGTCGGCGTTCCAGAGGCCCGTCAGGTAGGCGATGGCACCCACCAGGAGGGCTGCCCACGATGCGCCGATGAAGGCTCCGGTCGGGCGTTGCGGTTGCGCTTGCATGTACGGCTCCTTTGCTTGGCGTTCATTCCCGTCACGATGTGCTGAGGAGTCAAAAGGGCACGGCCCGCGTCTTCCCCCCTGCGACGCGGAAAAATGAGCAAGTCATCGCCTGTCAGCTCAAGCAGCCACACCTCGGCTACGCCCGGTGCCCTAAGCCACCGGCGTCGGCCACGCTGTGACCGTCGCCGACGTCGATGCGGCGCCGCGCCCAGTCCATCCGCTCGCTCATGCAAGCCATGTAGGCCTCCCCTGCGCAGCAGTTTGCGCTCGGCTCGCGCCGACGGATGATCAATCCCAGCGCAGCGGGCCGAGTGTAGGGATCGCGCAAAAAGGTGTCAATCCGCCAGTCGTCTCACGGCGCCCCGGCAAACTCCTCCCGCTCGCCAGCACCGCGGCGTAAGCGCATGGAGAACGATACGCGCTGCGGACGCGTTCAGCGCTGGCGGCGATCGCCACCGGCACCGCTCGATCGTCATCGTCGGCGGGCGAGGTCGGTCGTGGAAGAAGCCTAGAGTTCTAGAAAGCGGAACTCGTCGCTGTCGGCGATGCGCACGACATCGCCGGCGTACAGTGCGCTGCTGCCGTCGACCCGCTCGCCGTTGCGGAAGGTGCCGTTGCCGCTGGCGAGGTCGCTGAGCGTGCAGATGCCGTCGTCGAGGCTGATGCGGGCGTGGTACCTGCTGACGCGGGCGCTGCCGATCACCACGTCGTTGTCCTGCGCGCGTCCGATGGAGTTCATCCCGGCACGCAGGACATGGCGCAGTTGCGGGTTGCTGCGCGAGATGAGGACGAAGCCACCAGCCGCCGACGGCAGCGGCCCGGCCGGGCCGAGCTGGCTCTGCCGCAGCACCTGCGTCGCCGTGCTGTCGGGCAGCGGCGCCCGGTGTTCCCAGTCGCTGGCAAAGACCGCGTTCAGCCCCTGCAGCAGCTCCGCGTCGTCGACCATGATCGACAACTCGCGGCGACGGTCGAGGCTCTCGGTGCGCAGGTTCATGCTGCCGATGACGGCGGTCGCACCGTCGACGATGCTGCACTTGGCGTGCAGCCGGTAGCGCGGCACCGCCTGGAACTCGACCCCGGGCGGCAAGCTGCGACGCTGGCTTTCGTCGCCGAGGACGCGCACCTGGATGCCGCTGCGCGCCTTCTTCATCAACAGGCGGAGCATCGCCGGGTCGGCGAGCTTGGCATCGGCGATGTGGATCGAGCTGCGCGCGCCGGCGAGCAGTGTCTCCATTTTCGGCCGGCTGTTGAACGGGCTGACGAGAAGCGGCGAGTCCCGGTCGGGGGTGAAGGGCTGATCGGCCCAGTCGGCGTCGAACAGCCGGTTGATCTCGGCAGCGATCGACGGGCTATAGACCTCGACGCCGAAGTCGCGCGCGTAGTGGAGGTTGTCGCGCGTCGGGTTGAAGGTGAAGACGAAGGCTTCGGTCTCGTCGACGGTCATCACCTTGTAGTGGTAGCGCGCGCGCCTGCTGTCGCCGGCGGGCTCGCGGGTGTCGATGCCCGCTTCCTTGGCATCCTTGAGCAGCCTGCGATTGCGCTCCTCCCAGCCGCGGGCGCTGCTCGAGATCAGCACGCGGATGTGGACGCCGCGCTGGCGGGCTTCGATCAACGCGCGCTGGATGATCGGATCATCCATGCGAAAGACGGTCAGGTTGATCGATCTCTCGGCACGATCGATCGCGCGCACGATCGGGAAGAAGCTGTCGCCGGGCTGGACGATGAGCGAAATCTTCCGATACATCACGAGGTCCGGTTGTCCCTGCAGGTGGTCACGGTGGCGGGCGTTTTCCCCGGCGATCAGAACTTTCGACGGCCGCGCCTGTCTCGACAGCCATCTGTGCGGCTCCACTGGCGGCAGTCGGTGAGGCGACGGCCAGCGCGCCGTCCCTGGCGCGCGCTGCCTGTCGCCGCCGCAGACGCGGTCGCGCGAGGCGGTCCTTGGCCGGCAGATTGTAATCCAGGCGCGGGATTTCTTGCAGGTCCGGGCGGATCGCCGGACAGTTTCGGCGTTGCCGGCTGCATCCAGTGCCGCCGCCAGCGCGTATGTTGCGGCATCGAGCAGAGAAGAGGAGGGGCGCGATGACGACACACCCATACGCCGACGATGGCCGCGACTGCCAGCAGGTGGTGCGCCACCTGGCGACCGTGCTCTTTCCCTGGGATACGACGCGTGCCCTCGAACTGGCGCTGTTCCGCAGCTTCGCGTCGGCGCGCATCGGCGGCCTGCTGCACGCCACCGGCGAGTTCGCGAGGCGACCGCAGAAACGCTACGACGATACCGACCTGATCGTCAGCGAGATCATCGAGAACGGCTTCGACAGCCCGCGCGGGCAGCGCGCGATCGAGCGCATGAACGAGTTGCACGCGCGCTTTCGCATTGCCAACGAGGACTTCCTCTATGTCCTGTCGACCTTCGTCCTCGAGCCGTTGCGCTGGAACGAGCGTTTCGGCTGGCGGCGGATGAGCGATGCAGAGCGCCTGGCGTGGTTCACCTTTTGGCGCGAGGTGGGCGAGCGCATGCAAATCCTCGGGATTCCCGCGACCCTGGCCGACTTCGCCGCCTTCAGCCGCGAGTACGAAATGCGCCACTTCCGGCCTCTGGCCGCCTGTCGGCAGGTCGCGCTGGCGACGAGGGAGATGTTCGCCGGATGGTTCCCGGCGCCGCTGCGTCCGCTGGTTCGCCGCAGCATCCACGCGCTGCTCGACCCGCCGCTGCTGCTTGCGCTCGATCTGCGACCGGCGCCACGGTGGCTGTTGTGGACCGTCGAGGCGGCCCTGCGCGGGCGGGCGCGCCTGCTGCGCTGGCTGCCACGGCGGCGGCACCCAAAGCTGCGGACCCGCATCGCCCGCGCCGCCTATCCCTGCGGTTACGACATTGCCAACTTGGGTCCGGCGACAGCGCCGCGGGCGGCCTGTCCGGCGGCTCCGGCAGCCGGTGGCGCAGTGGCTGACAGTGGGCTGGCCGTCGCCCGGCGGGGGTCCGATGGCTGACCTGGGGTCCGCTGCGGCCGCGGTCGTGGCGCCGGACGGCAAGCCCTGGGCGCAGCCGGTCTGCATCCGCTGGCGGGCCGGGAGCGTATGGACGATGGTGGGCTGATCGAGGTCAGCCGCGAACGAGATCGAATGCGGAGACGAGGAGAGAGAGATGATCAGGATCATGGCGCGGCTTGCCGCGCACGCGGGCTGTGAGGAGAAACTGCAGACGGTGCTCGTCGAGCTGGCCCTTGCCAGCCGCGCGGAGGCCGGCTGTCTCGGCTACGAGCTGTTCCGCAACCAGGACGCGGCGTGCGAGTTCGTCACCGTCGAGCGCTGGTCCGATCAGGCGGCAGCGGATGGCCACCTCGCGACGGCGCATGTCGCGCGCGCCATCGAGCAGGCGGGCGCCCTGCTGGCGCAGCCGCCGTTGATCCACCGCTTCCAACAGCTCGTCTGAGGCCGCGCGATGCTCGGCGAACGACCCTTTTCGGTGCCTGCCGGCATCCTGGCGCCGTCGGTGGGTGAAGAGGCGACGCCAGCGCACGACGTGCTCGGCTGGCTGCGGGCCGGCGGTTCGCTGGCCGTTCTTGCCGGCTTCGCCTATCTGCTGCTGCTGGCCTGGGTCTACCACCACCAGGAGCGGCTGATCTTCCGGCCGGCGCCGCTGCCGGCGACGCACCGATTCGCCCTGGCGGATGTCTACGAGGTCGCCATACCGGTCGCCGGCGCGACGCTGTCGGCGCTGCACCTGCGGTTGCCGAATCCGCGCGGGCTGATCTTCTTCCTGCACGGCAACAGCGGCAACGCCGCCGACTGGCTGCGCAGCACCGATTTCTATCGCGCCGCGAACTACGATCTGCTGCTGCTCGACTACCGCGGCTATGGCAAGAGCGGTGGGCGCATCGAGAGCGAGGAGCAACTGCGCGCCGACGTGCGTGCCGCCTGGCAGGCGATCGCGCCCGCCTACGCCGGCCGGCGGATGGTGATCTACGGCCGCTCGCTCGGCACCGCACTGGCGGCGGGACTTGCCGCAGAGGTGCAGCCGGATCTGACGATCCTCGTTTCGCCCTACTGCAGCATGCGGCAGTTGATGCGGCAGCATCACCCGCTGTTGCCGCCGGCGCTGTTGCGCTATCCGCTGGCCACCTGCGCCGACGCGGCCGGCATCGACGGCCCGCTGCTGCTGGTGCATGGCGAGCGCGACAGCCTGATTCCCATCGCGCACAGCGAGCAACTGGCGGCAGTGGCGCCACACGCCCGGCTGCTGCGCGTGGCGGACGCCGCGCATGCCGACGTGCACGAATTCCCGGCCTATGGCAGCGAGCTCATGCGAGCGCTGCAGGCACTGCCAGCAAACCCGTCAGAGGAGGGTGAGTGATGCTCAATGGACTGATGCAGGAGCAACCGCTGTTGATCTCGTCGCTGATCGAGCATGCCGCCCGCCTGCACCCGCATAGCGAGATCGTCTCGCGCACCAGCGAAGGACCGATCCATCGCTGTACCTATGCCGACGTCGGCCGCCGCGCCCGCCAGCTGGCGAATGCGCTGACGGCGCTCGGCGTCGGCGCCGGCGAGCGGGTCGCGACGCTGGCGTGGAACGGCTACCGGCACATGGAGCTGTACTACGGCGTTTCCGGAATGGGGGCGGTCCTGCACACGATCAATCCGCGCCTCTTTCCCGAGCAGATCGAGTACATCGTCAACCATGCCGAGGATCGGCTGCTGTTCTTCGATCCCGGCTTCCTGCCGCTGGTCGAGAAGCTGGCGGCGCGCGCGCCCGGGATCAGCCGACATGTCGTCCTCACCGATCGCGCCCACATGCCGGCGAGCAGTCTGCCCGGGCTGCTGTGCTACGAAGAACTGCTTGCCGCGCAGTCGGCAGACTTCGCGTGGCCGCAGTTCGACGAGAACAGCGCCTCGTCGCTGTGCTACACCTCGGGGACGACCGGCAACCCGAAAGGCGTGCTCTACTCGCACCGCTCGTCGGTCCTGCATTCGTGGGCTGCCTGCGCGGTAGACGGGCTGGCGGTCAGTGCGCAGGAGAGTGTGCTGCTGGTGGTGCCGATGTTCCACGTGAACGCATGGGGAATGCCCTACGCGGGCGCGATGAGCGGTGCACGGCTGGTGATGCCCGGACCGGCGCTCGACGGGCGCAGCGTCTACGAACTGCTGCGCGACGAGCGCGTCACCCTGGCGCTTGGCGTGCCGACGGTCTGGCTGATGCTGCAGCAGTACGTCGAGTCGGCCGGCCTGCGACCGGCCGAGGAACTCTGCCTGCGACGCGTCGTCATCGGTGGCTCGGCTGCGCCGCGGGCGATGAGCGAGCGCTTCGCCAACGACTTCGGCGCCTTCGTCGTGCACGCCTGGGGAATGACCGAGATGTCGCCGCTGGGCAGCGTCTGCAACCTTCTGCCGCGCCATGCCGGCCTCTCGCCGGAGCAGCGCCTGGCCGTGCAGGAGAAACAGGGCAGGGCGGTCTACGGCGTCGAGATGAAGATCGTCGACGACGACGGCGTCGAACTGCCGCACGATGGCCAGGCGGCCGGTCATCTGCTCGTCCGCGGGCCGTGGATCACCCGCGGCTACTACCGCGAGGCGGGCGCCGGAAATCTCGACGGCGACGGCTTCTTCGACACCGGCGACGTGGCGACGATCGACGCCGATGGCTACATGCAGATCACCGACCGCGCCAAGGACGTGATCAAGTCGGGGGGCGAGTGGATCTCGTCGATCGCTCTCGAGAACGCCGCGATCGCCCATCCGGCGGTCGCCGAGGCGGCGGTGATCGGCGCCGCACACGACAAGTGGCAGGAGCGGCCGCTGCTGATCATCGTGCGCAAGGCGGGCCACGAACTCGGCCGCGAGGAGATGCTC from the Accumulibacter sp. genome contains:
- a CDS encoding alpha/beta hydrolase, which produces MLGERPFSVPAGILAPSVGEEATPAHDVLGWLRAGGSLAVLAGFAYLLLLAWVYHHQERLIFRPAPLPATHRFALADVYEVAIPVAGATLSALHLRLPNPRGLIFFLHGNSGNAADWLRSTDFYRAANYDLLLLDYRGYGKSGGRIESEEQLRADVRAAWQAIAPAYAGRRMVIYGRSLGTALAAGLAAEVQPDLTILVSPYCSMRQLMRQHHPLLPPALLRYPLATCADAAGIDGPLLLVHGERDSLIPIAHSEQLAAVAPHARLLRVADAAHADVHEFPAYGSELMRALQALPANPSEEGE
- a CDS encoding 3-(methylthio)propionyl-CoA ligase — encoded protein: MLNGLMQEQPLLISSLIEHAARLHPHSEIVSRTSEGPIHRCTYADVGRRARQLANALTALGVGAGERVATLAWNGYRHMELYYGVSGMGAVLHTINPRLFPEQIEYIVNHAEDRLLFFDPGFLPLVEKLAARAPGISRHVVLTDRAHMPASSLPGLLCYEELLAAQSADFAWPQFDENSASSLCYTSGTTGNPKGVLYSHRSSVLHSWAACAVDGLAVSAQESVLLVVPMFHVNAWGMPYAGAMSGARLVMPGPALDGRSVYELLRDERVTLALGVPTVWLMLQQYVESAGLRPAEELCLRRVVIGGSAAPRAMSERFANDFGAFVVHAWGMTEMSPLGSVCNLLPRHAGLSPEQRLAVQEKQGRAVYGVEMKIVDDDGVELPHDGQAAGHLLVRGPWITRGYYREAGAGNLDGDGFFDTGDVATIDADGYMQITDRAKDVIKSGGEWISSIALENAAIAHPAVAEAAVIGAAHDKWQERPLLIIVRKAGHELGREEMLDFLRDRVATWWLPDDVAFVDELPHTATGKLHKLRLREQFKAYRLPGA